TGAATCTACGTATATGATGATTATGTGTCTAAATTGAGAGTATCTTTAGACCACACAGACTCGGATGACATTTGACATGTTCAAGTGTCTTCTGAGTGCTTTCTGTCTATGCTGTTTTCAATGCATGTAAAAGTATGTGCGTGTGTTGCACAAAGCCTCTATCAGCATGATTACACAGATGTAGACAACACAATGAGCACCATTCATTGACGACTTCAGGCTTCCACTTTCACCTGGAcaagagtttgtgtgtgtgtgtgtgtcataatCGGACCTGTTTAGTGTCTTTCTTGCTTTTGAGTGTGTTTTTAATCAGTATCTAACAGCAACCTCTCATTTCTTAAGGCCTGACACATTCGGAACTAACCGAGCTGACCTTTCCTTGTTGACCCTAATTACCAGAACGCGTGCTTTCTCTTTCGGAAGAGGTcagcgcctccccccccttttaGGTCTGCCCTCCCAGTCACTTTGTTCACACTCAATGTCTCATATTGTTGCTTCTCTCTAAATGTGCCTTCACTGGAAGAGCACCTTTGGAGCACAGTGAAGTCCGTTGTTTAACTTGAGAGGATTTCCGCTGAACTTGAATTCACAAGGCACTGCTGTTACTGTTAATTTCCTGAAAGGATAAGATTTCACAACTACTGTATTTGTCTATTGTGTATTttagtatttaatttttttgaagaTGATTtagatttgtcaaaaaaaaaaccaaggagCTACTCAGAATGTGGTCGTGGGCCGCATCCTCCACTTGCCCATCCCTGGTACAGACCATGGAAAATAATCCATAAAATATTGATCAGAGCTAATCTTGTACAAGATTTGTTCTGGAACAAAACCTCTCCAAACAAATTTGCCCAAGGCAAAATAAGTTCTTCCAGGGTCAAACCTTTGCcataataaattctttagttacTGTATAGAGCTACAGGCATTAAAGTAATATTTGAACATATACATACTACTTGTCAAGACGGTTATTAACTCACGTGTAATAAATAATTACCCTaataaatggaaataaaatgaaaccacTTCCGTTTAGATGATGTTGATCAGAGGCTAAGTGAAGACAGGACAGCTCAAGTGTGCTTTCTAACATTCAAGTGTAAGGATAAAATGAAGTTAAACGTGGTGCAGTCTAATGTAttggaactgtttttttttcagtatagCAACTGACTAAATTAAGAATTATTCCCGCTACCTCTCATGTGGTCAGATTTTGGACCCGACATCCGCTTGACAATTTGCATTACTGCCATTTAGACTATGTAAGTGGAATGTTACCACCGCAATTTTTCAGTTCATGGCTGTCCTGTTCAGGATTGTTCAGCCTTGATTGTGGTTTGAATTACGTGGtagttgaaaatttgaacaaAGGAGTGGTATGCACAACTGAgtcaaaaacacacaccaaaTATTTCAACATTGTGGTTAACTCTGGATCATTATCTTTATCATAATTTACCACTGACCGTCCTTCTGCTTGGCCAAGGTGAGACTGCCATTATTGTGTGGATGGAGAAAAGAATGGAATGCAGCCTTGCGGTGGTTGTTGGACACAGCGTGATGGATATTGGAGAAGACCTCAATTCtggccccaaaaaaataaaagaagactcTATAATAATACCACAAAATGTAGGTTGTAAAATCTTTAAGCATACCAAACTGGAAACAGGAACAAAGCTTAAAAGAACAATTGcaaaatatagatatatatatatttttttaaagtcagcATTTTTGCTCGATATGTTGTAGCCTAAACcatttttctgtttccaaatAAATCCCACTATCATTATGGTTGTAATAAATACTATGCACAGAAATCCAAAGAACTCCAAATAAAAGAACATGCACTTGCACAATAGCATGGTAAAAGAGAAATCCTTTACACTGTGGAGATTCATACAAATAATCATGCTGACTTACATGATACTTAGAAATGTAGAAAACAAATACAGTATTCACAGGGGATAAGGACAAGGCCAGCCACAGAATAGAGAAACTCTGCGTATAATAGCCTCCCATTTGCGaaagaaattaaaagaaaaaacaatcattacaaaaaaattaaCACGATTTGAAAAAACCCCGCTGATAAATATTAAATTTGTTTTCCATGACAGATAGGTTAAAATGAGGCGAGGGGTAGGGGGCAGAAAGAAACTATACATTAAAATATTGGGCGGAAAGAAATCCGCAAATAAACAAATCCATGCATGCTGaactgtgatgatgatgattattattattctcatcATTATGATTATACTCAAAGTGAAAACTAAAGTGGCGACACTGCAACAGTGTAGACACTGGCCTGCCTAATCCCTTCGACCCCCTAATATCTTGTCAGTTTCATATAGAGGCATTGTTCATTTAATGTTGAAAGTATTAAATGTCCTTCTAAGAGCTATCTGGACGTTTACACAGATTCCATTGTTTGTCTTCCATGGTGTACGTATGATTTTGTGGAAGGTCACAGAATAATTATATGTCTATTCCAGGATGAATTAATCTAAAAAATGTCCTCAGTTAGAGCGTCCTGGTCGGCATATGCGATCAAAGGCATTCCTGAGCTGTGTTGTGTATCTAAAGTTTGTCCACTGGACAACCGCCACTGTATGTTCAGCCAGACGTTCTCAGGCATCAACAATGTTTCCTGGATCACTGGGAATTCCATTCTCACACAGCCAAACGGCCTCACACTCAGTCAAAACAGAGAAGGAAGACAAACAGCGTTATAGCTATTCAAGCTTTTGTCTTGCTGCAAATCGACTGGAAGTAGAGGCTTAGTCCTTTTACGTTTACCACTGACCATTTGCTAAAAATGGCTTGGAAATGcgttaaaagaaaatacagcATTCTTATGCGTTTGTCTTCTTTAGTTGTCATTCATTGCTCATATTTTCGTTAACCGATGCCTAAACAGGAACCAGCAATTTAGCCATCTCACTATTGTTCAATTTGTCTAAACTCATAAAAGCAATTCCGCCCCAAAATTGTTTtattaaaagcaaaatatgaTGTTGCTTTTTATGAAAGATAAACAATTCCATTTTGGGAACACAGGCCATCCATTGTGCACAAACATCAATGGCAATTGCACGCTGTCCAGATGGCAAGAAGTAGCGGATAATGGATGAAATGGGGTGACTGTGTCGCTAATTGCTAGCGAGAAAGTTAAAGCAAAGAAAGAACACGGCAGTCAAGACACAAAAGAGTACAACTATGCTGAGGTCAGAGCATGAATTAGGACTGCTGTCTCAATagcaggtcaaaggtcaaagggcAATGCACGCTTTAACACCCCGTATTTGCGAATGTGCGCTTGATCTTTAATGAGTGTTCGGATTGAGACTGAAGGGTTAAAAAACTCCAATCAATCTTTCTCAATCGATTTCTTGGCATCCACTGTAAGCTTAGCCTGATGCGCAAATGTGTCCAGACGCCATTAGctgggggaagaagaaaaactacatacacacataaaaaTACCCAGTTGTCTACAATGGGCAAGTAAATATCACGAGTCACGCCCATGACAATTTCATCTGTGTCTGTCTTTCAGTCTGACTGCGTGAACTATGTGAAGATTGTCCACCACTATAACCGCACCCACCTGTACGCCTGTGGAACCGGAGCCTTCCATCCCACTTGTGCCTTTGTGGAGGTGGGCCACCGGATGGAGGTGAATACATTCAAACATCCGTTCATTGAGACAAATAGCTGAGCTGATTTCAGCCAAGAGCCAGGGACTGGTTGCTAATCAACTTTCTGCCATTTCATACTGAAGGAAAATAACCCAAGAAGCATATTTTTGATAGATAAGGAAGGATGAGCACATATTTAAAATCTATGGGGGAGAACTCCACTCACACATTATTATTAAGATTTGAGGCCGATCTCCTGACTATGAGGCAGATGACGCGCAgtgctgaattaaaaaaaacaacagcacgaGTTAATATCAATGCTTCAGagtagagactttttttttctttttgataacTAGGATTATAAGATCATGAACCGCACAGAAGAAGAACATAATATTCACAAAACAGAAATTTAAACATTATCTTTGTACATACAAAAGAATGAATTGCAACAATGAATACTACAATATACACGCTATTCATAGCTTACATCCACAGATTGTATTAGCATTGTATAAAAGAAATCCTAAAAACGTGCAATgtaatttctttctttcattatttTGATATTGACCTTTCAATTCTCAAGACCGTTTCCTTGTGTTCTCCCTGCCAGGACCATGTCTTCAAGATCAACCCTTCCAACATGGAAGATGGCAAAGGGAAGAGTCCGTATGATCCTCGCCATAATGCGGCTTCTGTGCTCATTGGTAACCGTGACATTTTTCACTTGCACTTTATATTGAATTTTGTTGGATTTTTTACTGTGTCCTCAATATGATGCATCTAAAAACACACGAGGTTTCTAAAAGGTCATATTAGCGATTTTGTTGTTTCCAAGGTGATGAGCTGTATGCAGGTGTGGCCACGGATTTAATGGGGCGGGACTTCACCATCTTTCGAAGTCTGGGGAAACGTCCCTCCATCCGCACGGAGCAGCATGACTCACGTTGGCTCAATGGTGTGTTTACTTGACCACTTTGCGTGCAAAACATTAATAAACGTTGAGTGACATTTCCTTGTTCCTCATTTCTTGTTTACCAGAGCCCAAATTTATCGGCTCCTTTTGGGTCCCGGAAAGTGAAAATCCTGATGATGACAAAGTGTTTTTCTTGTTCCGGGAGACGGCGGTGGAGGCCCAAGGATTGGGGAAGTCTACTTACTCCCGCATTGGACAACTCTGCAGGGTAAAATATTGTTCCGTGTTCAAGACACAGTCCAATGCAATTGTCTAAAAAGATccatagatctaaaaatgaagtACCATTTGGGACATTTGAGAGTTTCCTTTATTTGAACAAGATCAAAATTATTCTTTCATGATGTGAGTTTGTTGGGATATTTTCCTCAGTATCTGACGTTTGAATGTGTTTTCATTGAAACAGAATGACATGGGCGGTCAGAGAAGCTTGGTGAATAAGTGGACGACGTTTCTGAAAACCCGCCTGATCTGCTCGGTACCGGGAGCCGACGGCAGCGATACTTACTTTGACGAACTACGTGAGTGTGACTCAAACAATTTGCTTGTAAGCCTTGGGCGCTCTGTGAGATACGGTGTATACAGCCAACAGCTGCAGATTTGTCTTGGtaacaaacaagcaaaaaaaaaaaaacagtattggGCTTTTGTGCTCAGATTGGGAGCCAGAGGATATTTAGACACAAGACTTCATTTAACTACTAGTTGCCCCCCCAGGTGTTGGCATCCCTTCCAACCAGTGTTTTCAGGTTATGTGATAAAGTGTGCTCTGTTTCAAGCTAGGATAAAAGCTTTGGGGCACTTCTCTTTACAAGTCAGCTTGTGAGGTTTTCCCTCGACCATGTAGCTGTATATATTGTATAATACAGCCAATTACTTAATGGACTTAGCTTGCCCTGTAGCATAATTTCTCATTTGGACAATTCTGTTTCCATCTTAGTGGGAAGCCTTTGGTGCTATGTTacacaaagcaaagcaaagcatgtTAAGTTGATTTTCTTGGAGAAGAACTCCAGTCCAACAAACAAGTTTGGGAATTTAGACACGGGAAATTTTGCTGCGGATGAAAAATGGAGTACggcattttattcaaattgaaTCATTTTCCAGCTAATCATTTGCAACCCATTTACACATTCACAAACAAGAATGCATGCCAAACCATTGCAGAAACaacaccccccaaaaaacaagttatttttttcttgaagaATGTAAGTCAGTGTAGAAATCACACCACTTTTCATCCCTTATCCAAAGTCTTTGACTAGTCTATTGGACTTGATCATTATCAGTAGCAGACTTATCTCTCCAGCAATATTTTTGGGTTCAAATGTGATCTTTCTTTgtgcttctttgtttttttttttcattgccatAAAAGGAGAAGGCACCGCCTTAAGCCAGATCTTTACTTCACGTTAAATGACTATTTTACCGTTAGGACAATTTTAAGACCATGGAAAAATTCAAAATGGCAtgagtattctttttttttttttcttttaggaaCTGCAGCCGGCTTGTTAACATTTTCTTTCAGCACCTGTTGCCCTAAAGACTGTTGGTCAATATTGCTTTGAAACGATATCTGATGTCACTGGGGTTACCGTCATGTTGTTCACCTCCAGCTAGACAGGTGTGCCAGGTGGCGCAAAGCATTCTCACTTTGAGACCATATGGATTTGATAtggatagataaatagatagatggatggatgtcttgGGGCAGAGATCTTACTCAGATATCTATGGAAGTTAGGTAGACACAGCCACAGGGTGTGTATCTTTCTCTTAACCCTTGACCCCCCGGAAGCACCTTTGAATAAGCGTGTGTCCATCCTCAGGCGATGTATTCCTGCTGCAAACCAGGGACAGAAAGAATCCTCTGATCTACACAGTCTTCTCCACTTCCAGGTCAGACTCCAGTGATGGatgttatttgtgtgtgtgtgtgcgcgtgtgtgtgtgcgtgcgtgtgtgtgcgtgtgtgtgtgtgtgtgtgtgcgcgctgatGCATCTAACCCACCTCTCCCTGTCCCCCAGCAGCAGTGTATTTAAAGGCTCAGCTGTGTGTCTTTACTCCATGAATGATATCCGGAGGGCCTTCCTGGGGCCGTTTGCTCACAAAGAGGGGCCCAACTACCAATGGGTCCCCTTCCAGGGAAAAGTGCCTTACCCCCGGCCAGGAATGGTATGTCAAAAGATCACTCACGTCTCACTCACTGCAACAtacttgttcttcttctttggaACCTGATCAATATCTGCAAATGACCTTTGCTAAGTCCTTGTGACATTTTCAATAAGCAACTTAGGTAATAAATCATTATTTTTGGACCAATGAAGAGAAAAGAAGCCCCAAGCCAATTAGTAAGGCCCTGAATGCGAGATGTTAATCCAAACACTTTGCAGCGTTTAGACTACTTGATTTAATTCCACAGTGGTTATATTGCTTTTGTGTTGTTAGGCCTGCAGTGTCAGCAGGATTTTTTCTGCAGCCTCTCAGCTTTCTCCCACACTTGAGCAATCTTCATTGAATGGCCTCCAAAGTATAATTGCATTTGACTTACAGTGCAAACCTCTCCTCTTATAAGCAATACATTGTGTTGTACAATCAAGTATTTATAGTTTGCAATTGGAGTCACTGATAGTACAATGTGTTGCCTGACTTTGGTGCAAGCAGTGTGGTTCATTAAATTTCCCactcaaagattgtgtgaatgtGAGAGTGAATGGCCTTCTGTGATCAGACCGGGCCAGGCTTTGTCTGccttttgcaccaaatgggataggctccagctcacataTAGTAACCCTGAACAGAATAAGGAcgaaatggatggacggacagacagatggGGGGAGGGAATGAGGGACGGTCAGATGGAGCAAACTATCGAAAGCCCATTTCACGCCTCCAACATTTTCTCCATATTGCTGTTCTTTCTAAATGAAATTGACATGGCAGAGTGGATGATGATGAGTCAGCAAATTTCTTGCTTCGGAGAACATAGTAGCACGACTGGCTtgcttttctctctttctttctttctctctctctccttctctttcTCCCAGCCCCCCTCTCCCTATctctcttttttaaattttttttattaaacacacaACAATGAATGCCTTATAGTCTAATCTCATATGATTaacccccctcctttttttccaATAGTGTCCCAGCAAGACTTTTGGCAGTTTTGAGTCCACCAAGGGTTTCCCAGACGACGTGATTCAGTTTGCCCGTCACCACCCTCTGATGTACAACCCGGTGTACCCCATGACCAGACGGCCGGTTTTCGTCAGAACCAATGTGGACTACAGCTTCACACAGGTCACTGTGGACCGAGTCAACGCTGCTGATGGACAGTATGACGTCATGTTTATTGGCACAGGTAAAATGATTTCGCTCACACCTCAGCATCACACCGGAACAACACTGAATTTATACTTTCATGCTTGAGTCAATCTTAGGATGTGCGATGTGAAGTACAAAAGAGCAACAATTTGATTGTTCTTTGTTTACTTCATCAAAATATGTTTATCAGCAATAGATAATAAATCTGGATACCCAATTtgggtaaaaaaatataaatttgtcaTTGGATCATATAGGGGAAAACTGTGTGAATCTGCTCACATCTAAATTGCATGTTAACtaaatttgttttttcatgttttattgTTTAGACAAAGGAACAGTACTCAAAGTCATCAATGTGCCCAAGGAAAGTTGGAAAAACATGGAAGAACTTCTGTTGGAAGAGCTGGAAGTCTTCAAAGTAGGGAGAAAAAATCAATCACATATAAACTGTCCTCTCGTTACTTGTGCCATATTTTGTAAGTACTTCCACAGATTTCCCAATTTCCTCTTCTCCTCAGGATGCATCGTCTATCATCGACATGCAGATCTCCTCCAAACGGGTAAGTCCAGTGGTGTCGAACAAGAACCCCTCAAACCTGCGTTGTGTCTAAGCCGTCTTTTTGCTCCATCACGGCAGCAACAACTGTACGTGGGCTCCAACACGGGCATCGCCCAGGTGCCCCTCCACCGTTGCAGCGTGTACGGGAAAGCCTGTGCGGAGTGCTGCCTGGCCCGAGACCCTTACTGCGCCTGGGATGGGACATCATGCACCCGCTACCTTCCCAACACTAAAAGGTCcttttttaattcataaaaaaCAACACACGCCAGTGACATACGTGTTTTGAATATTCGTTTTTCATTCAatgaaatgattttattttaccaGGCGATTCCGGCGCCAGGATGTGAGGAATGGTGATCCCAACACTCTTTGCTCAGGAGGTAACAAACCTAACTTGATCAGAACAACTCAGTCTCCATCACAGGTAATCAAATACTGTTTTGTCTTTCCCCTTTCGCCGCAGATCACCATCATCACCACATCGCCGAGAAGAAGCTATACGGAGTCGAAGGAAGCAGCACCTTCTTGGAATGCATCCCCAAATCTCTTCAGGCCCGAGTCACCTGGACTTTTCAGAGACAACGAGACAAGCCACGAGAAGAGGTAAGAATGTCAAACTTCATTGAGTCAACATACAGATGGTGAGAAACTCCTGACTGTTGACTCCATTGTTCGGTGTGCTTTTAATTGTTATTTCTAACTAGTTCCACATCTTCCTAGTACAAGATAGTGAAATAGAAGAAGGTATTTGAGCTGTTATATTATCCGGTCACTACATTGAACAGGTGAACAATTGCGATTACATGAACCATAGGGTAATCGCTCagggttttttctttttaaacacatCCAACAATTGGGCCTTTGCTGGACTTGCTcctaagagggaaaaaaaaacacattatgtCCAATCTGACAAAAAGCAACAAGCCACTTCCAGGTAGAAGTCTCAAAAAGGTTGATGATTCAGATCAAGTCTTTTGTTTATAGCAAAAAATAATACATGTGCAAGGAATAGTGAATGAACGAATTCATGAGACCTATTTGACTTTGTCCCTCATCCCATTTCTAGGTGCGTCTGGATGATCGTATCTTGCAGACAGAGAGAGGCCTCCTTATTCGCCGTGTCCTGAGGAGGGACATGGGTGTTTACCAGTGTCACGCAATGGAACACGGCTTCACCCAAACCCTCTTGGGCATCACTTTAGATGTCATCCAGTCCTCGTCGTCTAACCTGCCCTCCGAGGCCCCTTCCCGAGCGGAGCCTCGCAGCGGGGGTGGGCCCCTAGTGGCCAACCCGAAGCTTTGGTATCGGGACTTTATGCAGCTGGTGGACCATCCAAACCTGAGCACAGTGGACCAGATTTGCGAGCAGGTTTGGGCCCGCCGGAATCCTGCCGGTGCTATAATGGAGAAAAAGGGTTCCGGTTcagggagggactccataccaCCTGGCCCGTCCGTCCGGCCCACTAATAAGAAGTGGAAGCATCTCCAGGAGCTGAGGAAGGGGAGGAACCGCCGAACCCACGATGCAAAGCAGATCCCTCGGGCGCCACGGAGCGCGGGGGAGTAACACCAACAAGAAGAACAAGTGTGCTTGGAAGAACTGATTCAAGTAGAAGTTTAGAAAGGGACTGAGACAGCTTTTGGAGGAGTTtacacatgcagacacacacatacacatgaatgcacacacaacacgcacacacacacacaccgcctcCTTCATTCTGTATATTTATCTGTGGAGTTCCTTGCATGTGTTCATTCATCCTGCACGATGCCATCACGATGTGCCATTATTGTAGTTGAGTGTAAACCACACCCATTTGATAGCTACTGTATAAATCAATGTACACTCGTTTCTCAGTACTTTTACTATGACGGACAGCGGGCCACATTGTTGGCCTATGACCTCGGGACAAACTACATGTTGTTAGAATCTATTAGTGAACTCTGTGCCACTAAAGGATCCCGGAAGCCTTCGGGATGAACGTACATCTTTCTTCACCCCTAAAGACATGACAAGCGGTGTAGAGCGACGGTGGACATGACAGATTTCGGAGACACAACTGGAATATACTTCTACAACTGGAAACACACAAGTGCATGCGGAAAGATGGACTACTTCATGTGATGGTCTCACGAGACTTCTTCAgcttttccttttgttttgtcaCACTGCATAAAGACATTATTAGATTGGGGTAGGCGCAGTAGCAAGGGACACACTGgcacaaaatgaaaaacatctgTCACATGTGTCCAGTTGTTAATGATGTGAAACC
This region of Syngnathus typhle isolate RoL2023-S1 ecotype Sweden linkage group LG2, RoL_Styp_1.0, whole genome shotgun sequence genomic DNA includes:
- the sema3b gene encoding semaphorin-3B, with product MMTMMMMMAAMMVTCSSLLLLGLAAAHASSSSTVTRSSSSSSSSSPRMKLSYKELQQFNGVRRFELDRSCCFSALLLDEERGRLFVGAKNFLLSLSLDNIGKQEHKIHWPAPVEWREECNWAGKDITSDCVNYVKIVHHYNRTHLYACGTGAFHPTCAFVEVGHRMEDHVFKINPSNMEDGKGKSPYDPRHNAASVLIGDELYAGVATDLMGRDFTIFRSLGKRPSIRTEQHDSRWLNEPKFIGSFWVPESENPDDDKVFFLFRETAVEAQGLGKSTYSRIGQLCRNDMGGQRSLVNKWTTFLKTRLICSVPGADGSDTYFDELRDVFLLQTRDRKNPLIYTVFSTSSSVFKGSAVCLYSMNDIRRAFLGPFAHKEGPNYQWVPFQGKVPYPRPGMCPSKTFGSFESTKGFPDDVIQFARHHPLMYNPVYPMTRRPVFVRTNVDYSFTQVTVDRVNAADGQYDVMFIGTDKGTVLKVINVPKESWKNMEELLLEELEVFKDASSIIDMQISSKRQQLYVGSNTGIAQVPLHRCSVYGKACAECCLARDPYCAWDGTSCTRYLPNTKRRFRRQDVRNGDPNTLCSGDHHHHHIAEKKLYGVEGSSTFLECIPKSLQARVTWTFQRQRDKPREEVRLDDRILQTERGLLIRRVLRRDMGVYQCHAMEHGFTQTLLGITLDVIQSSSSNLPSEAPSRAEPRSGGGPLVANPKLWYRDFMQLVDHPNLSTVDQICEQVWARRNPAGAIMEKKGSGSGRDSIPPGPSVRPTNKKWKHLQELRKGRNRRTHDAKQIPRAPRSAGE